A genome region from Triticum aestivum cultivar Chinese Spring chromosome 2B, IWGSC CS RefSeq v2.1, whole genome shotgun sequence includes the following:
- the LOC123041389 gene encoding uncharacterized protein isoform X3, which produces MAAVPMEWMMLEPFVFRRDEDSSFPDDRTAPFRAEGISSHGGPFTVAFRVVGPPAISRFYLKWPGGPKAGSSCDIVAAHRNLLLFRLTSNPVKGKDEESLIWPQEYFICQGSLHQPTLQLHRIPMFTQRSLHLRSVGILCRPEEKFVVAQLRLSETRLPAKMEAELCVLRSNKWELLRNLQIKYEAHELSDLIHWRTDRVIPFENYLCWVSYFSGGTLFCDVSEKKPKISHHRLPIHGRCRGADLHRLRDMNCSLCTTDSGGKLMFINVAPEDHEIVGPMLPGTDFIVTCHTWRTQDMVWEEAFVITSHEIWGFDASLSYNALMFPLVSAAKSNELYFLLPEKGERAIDKVSVIAVDTITKHVKIHQYIEGEEDLGGEDDDMVRRKSRLLHPFVPTEFPKFFWPHQVC; this is translated from the exons ATGGCCGCAGTACCCatggagtggatgatgctcgagCCCTTCGTGTTCCGCAGGGACGAAGATTCTTCCTTCCCGGACGACCGGACCGCGCCCTTCAGGGCCGAAGGCATCAGCTCCCACGGCGGCCCCTTCACCGTCGCCTTCCGCGTCGTCGGCCCCCCGGCCATCTCCCGCTTCTACCTGAAGTGGCCGGGCGGCCCAAAGGCAGGCTCTTCGTGCGATATTGTGGCGGCGCATCGCAACCTCCTCCTGTTCAGGCTCACCTCCAACCCTGTCAAGGGGAAGGATGAGGAGTCCCTGATTTGGCCGCAGGAGTACTTCATCTGCCAAGGATCGCTGCACCAGCCAACGCTGCAGCTCCACCGGATCCCCATGTTCACCCAGCGCTCTTTGCATCTTCGCTCTGTTGGCATCTTGTGCCGCCCTGAAGAAAAATTCGTGGTGGCGCAGCTGCGCCTAAGTGAAACCCGTTTGCCGGCGAAGATGGAAGCTGAACTGTGCGTTCTACGCTCCAACAAGTGGGAGCTGCTGCGGAATCTGCAGATAAAGTACGAAGCCCATGAATTATCTGACTTGATCCATTGGAGAACCGACAGAGTGATCCCTTTCGAAAACTATCTGTGCTGGGTTAGTTACTTCAGTGGAGGCACCCTGTTCTGTGACGTGTCTGAAAAAAAGCCTAAAATCTCCCACCATCGGCTGCCTATTCATGGCCGATGTCGCGGTGCAGATCTACACCGCTTGCGTGATATGAACTGCTCTTTGTGCACCACCGATTCTGGCGGTAAGCTCATGTTCATTAATGTTGCCCCGGAGGATCATGAGATAGTTGGCCCAATGCTTCCTGGTACGGATTTTATTGTCACTTGCCATACTTGGAGGACACAAGACATGGTGTGGGAAGAGGCGTTCGTCATCACATCTCATGAAATATGGGGTTTCGATGCCTCTCTCTCATACAATGCTCTGATGTTTCCTCTTGTGAGTGCGGCCAAGTCAAATGAGCTATACTTTCTATTGCCCGAGAAAGGGGAGCGTGCAATTGACAAGGTTTCGGTGATTGCTGTTGATACTATTACTAAGCATGTGAAGATTCATCAGTACATTGAAGGAGAGGAAGACCTCGGGGGTGAAGATGATGACATGGTTAGGCGAAAGTCCCGTCTTCTCCATCCCTTTGTTCCCACCGAGTTCCCAAAGTTTTTCTGGCCTCACCAG GTGTGTTGA
- the LOC123041389 gene encoding uncharacterized protein isoform X1: MAAVPMEWMMLEPFVFRRDEDSSFPDDRTAPFRAEGISSHGGPFTVAFRVVGPPAISRFYLKWPGGPKAGSSCDIVAAHRNLLLFRLTSNPVKGKDEESLIWPQEYFICQGSLHQPTLQLHRIPMFTQRSLHLRSVGILCRPEEKFVVAQLRLSETRLPAKMEAELCVLRSNKWELLRNLQIKYEAHELSDLIHWRTDRVIPFENYLCWVSYFSGGTLFCDVSEKKPKISHHRLPIHGRCRGADLHRLRDMNCSLCTTDSGGKLMFINVAPEDHEIVGPMLPGTDFIVTCHTWRTQDMVWEEAFVITSHEIWGFDASLSYNALMFPLVSAAKSNELYFLLPEKGERAIDKVSVIAVDTITKHVKIHQYIEGEEDLGGEDDDMVRRKSRLLHPFVPTEFPKFFWPHQLRCVEDCQDELTKSSNQVFRRCAFSGRRCPPPNTRCLQRLCQFQDLPASVSWRCS; this comes from the exons ATGGCCGCAGTACCCatggagtggatgatgctcgagCCCTTCGTGTTCCGCAGGGACGAAGATTCTTCCTTCCCGGACGACCGGACCGCGCCCTTCAGGGCCGAAGGCATCAGCTCCCACGGCGGCCCCTTCACCGTCGCCTTCCGCGTCGTCGGCCCCCCGGCCATCTCCCGCTTCTACCTGAAGTGGCCGGGCGGCCCAAAGGCAGGCTCTTCGTGCGATATTGTGGCGGCGCATCGCAACCTCCTCCTGTTCAGGCTCACCTCCAACCCTGTCAAGGGGAAGGATGAGGAGTCCCTGATTTGGCCGCAGGAGTACTTCATCTGCCAAGGATCGCTGCACCAGCCAACGCTGCAGCTCCACCGGATCCCCATGTTCACCCAGCGCTCTTTGCATCTTCGCTCTGTTGGCATCTTGTGCCGCCCTGAAGAAAAATTCGTGGTGGCGCAGCTGCGCCTAAGTGAAACCCGTTTGCCGGCGAAGATGGAAGCTGAACTGTGCGTTCTACGCTCCAACAAGTGGGAGCTGCTGCGGAATCTGCAGATAAAGTACGAAGCCCATGAATTATCTGACTTGATCCATTGGAGAACCGACAGAGTGATCCCTTTCGAAAACTATCTGTGCTGGGTTAGTTACTTCAGTGGAGGCACCCTGTTCTGTGACGTGTCTGAAAAAAAGCCTAAAATCTCCCACCATCGGCTGCCTATTCATGGCCGATGTCGCGGTGCAGATCTACACCGCTTGCGTGATATGAACTGCTCTTTGTGCACCACCGATTCTGGCGGTAAGCTCATGTTCATTAATGTTGCCCCGGAGGATCATGAGATAGTTGGCCCAATGCTTCCTGGTACGGATTTTATTGTCACTTGCCATACTTGGAGGACACAAGACATGGTGTGGGAAGAGGCGTTCGTCATCACATCTCATGAAATATGGGGTTTCGATGCCTCTCTCTCATACAATGCTCTGATGTTTCCTCTTGTGAGTGCGGCCAAGTCAAATGAGCTATACTTTCTATTGCCCGAGAAAGGGGAGCGTGCAATTGACAAGGTTTCGGTGATTGCTGTTGATACTATTACTAAGCATGTGAAGATTCATCAGTACATTGAAGGAGAGGAAGACCTCGGGGGTGAAGATGATGACATGGTTAGGCGAAAGTCCCGTCTTCTCCATCCCTTTGTTCCCACCGAGTTCCCAAAGTTTTTCTGGCCTCACCAG TTAAGGTGTGTTGAAGACTGCCAAGACGAATTGACAAAATCAAGCAACCAG GTATTCcgacgatgtgcgttcagtgggagacGATGTCCCCCACCAAATACGAGGTGCCTGCAGCGACTTTGTCAATTTCAAGATTTGCCGGCCTCGGtctcttggaggtgctcatag
- the LOC123041389 gene encoding uncharacterized protein isoform X2 — MAAVPMEWMMLEPFVFRRDEDSSFPDDRTAPFRAEGISSHGGPFTVAFRVVGPPAISRFYLKWPGGPKAGSSCDIVAAHRNLLLFRLTSNPVKGKDEESLIWPQEYFICQGSLHQPTLQLHRIPMFTQRSLHLRSVGILCRPEEKFVVAQLRLSETRLPAKMEAELCVLRSNKWELLRNLQIKYEAHELSDLIHWRTDRVIPFENYLCWVSYFSGGTLFCDVSEKKPKISHHRLPIHGRCRGADLHRLRDMNCSLCTTDSGGKLMFINVAPEDHEIVGPMLPGTDFIVTCHTWRTQDMVWEEAFVITSHEIWGFDASLSYNALMFPLVSAAKSNELYFLLPEKGERAIDKVSVIAVDTITKHVKIHQYIEGEEDLGGEDDDMVRRKSRLLHPFVPTEFPKFFWPHQVFRRCAFSGRRCPPPNTRCLQRLCQFQDLPASVSWRCS, encoded by the exons ATGGCCGCAGTACCCatggagtggatgatgctcgagCCCTTCGTGTTCCGCAGGGACGAAGATTCTTCCTTCCCGGACGACCGGACCGCGCCCTTCAGGGCCGAAGGCATCAGCTCCCACGGCGGCCCCTTCACCGTCGCCTTCCGCGTCGTCGGCCCCCCGGCCATCTCCCGCTTCTACCTGAAGTGGCCGGGCGGCCCAAAGGCAGGCTCTTCGTGCGATATTGTGGCGGCGCATCGCAACCTCCTCCTGTTCAGGCTCACCTCCAACCCTGTCAAGGGGAAGGATGAGGAGTCCCTGATTTGGCCGCAGGAGTACTTCATCTGCCAAGGATCGCTGCACCAGCCAACGCTGCAGCTCCACCGGATCCCCATGTTCACCCAGCGCTCTTTGCATCTTCGCTCTGTTGGCATCTTGTGCCGCCCTGAAGAAAAATTCGTGGTGGCGCAGCTGCGCCTAAGTGAAACCCGTTTGCCGGCGAAGATGGAAGCTGAACTGTGCGTTCTACGCTCCAACAAGTGGGAGCTGCTGCGGAATCTGCAGATAAAGTACGAAGCCCATGAATTATCTGACTTGATCCATTGGAGAACCGACAGAGTGATCCCTTTCGAAAACTATCTGTGCTGGGTTAGTTACTTCAGTGGAGGCACCCTGTTCTGTGACGTGTCTGAAAAAAAGCCTAAAATCTCCCACCATCGGCTGCCTATTCATGGCCGATGTCGCGGTGCAGATCTACACCGCTTGCGTGATATGAACTGCTCTTTGTGCACCACCGATTCTGGCGGTAAGCTCATGTTCATTAATGTTGCCCCGGAGGATCATGAGATAGTTGGCCCAATGCTTCCTGGTACGGATTTTATTGTCACTTGCCATACTTGGAGGACACAAGACATGGTGTGGGAAGAGGCGTTCGTCATCACATCTCATGAAATATGGGGTTTCGATGCCTCTCTCTCATACAATGCTCTGATGTTTCCTCTTGTGAGTGCGGCCAAGTCAAATGAGCTATACTTTCTATTGCCCGAGAAAGGGGAGCGTGCAATTGACAAGGTTTCGGTGATTGCTGTTGATACTATTACTAAGCATGTGAAGATTCATCAGTACATTGAAGGAGAGGAAGACCTCGGGGGTGAAGATGATGACATGGTTAGGCGAAAGTCCCGTCTTCTCCATCCCTTTGTTCCCACCGAGTTCCCAAAGTTTTTCTGGCCTCACCAG GTATTCcgacgatgtgcgttcagtgggagacGATGTCCCCCACCAAATACGAGGTGCCTGCAGCGACTTTGTCAATTTCAAGATTTGCCGGCCTCGGtctcttggaggtgctcatag